In the genome of Cydia strobilella chromosome Z, ilCydStro3.1, whole genome shotgun sequence, one region contains:
- the LOC134754764 gene encoding RE1-silencing transcription factor-like isoform X1 yields the protein MEKRKESLSDKKLCRFCLTQDSSLTSLYDRSRDPILVTLPLKIMACVSIEVFPSDKMPSYICERCRVFMDICYDFKQICRRADESCLQFVQNGVPISSVNWPSPLMKIFQLTKRTASRTINTVVEGGATIAVTSQDMFENDNEDEETFNIKINASRDGSERIKVTPSGDKESASVKKAGFTSVSKLSRHVRAHAGDRAYPCKYCNKSFVKSHHYTRHLRLKHEELVRQALGRGDDAEFRCKQCTESFRTQDELYYHSAIHATQNLTCPLCQEKFENVDAVTTHIRTHVNGIEFMCDYCELVFTSKEKLDAHMSAAHDDEAWPGKEMDESSLEADAMDADVDDDDDDNGLNVKEEGDHMVVEIKKADGYMLKKKIEVGQIITTNSSGSGVSVYTDSDAVEGAEAPREPAWRPPPATKSEATSSRLPAADEKISILRKAEAMKRKAGVKEESVVPQKKERAAKVDSTTNNAGSSDKSLRILEKELQELKRTTTRVEGKPTKAGEVKSKRQPVHTSTPKLRSGDDKKAQATPKLTTSVEKKPAERRILNKEPKEAVAKNAVTSSKDEKNVSSTKDDKTVGDRDEPAKDNSDKKTSREDENPPEKTKVTDKNIAQKEDKGASKEAKGKVTKEDVPSSSKNEASSSTKTEKSAPAKSEDKTVKNGDTSGSEDSSVRRSTRPSKIKNYASMIRDRTRIIRDADDDEEVSDMEEEFVGPEPDSQESPARKSLPKRQKSATPAPATAPASSAAAAASTPAATPVARRRGRPRKDATPKESCEDAEVDPPTVKEPEKKPEEPTKEPEVTNNEIPTEPQTTPVQATTPPASAEPQANTLMSPTGQPLKKVPVKALPPGVKPLPLPLNARPGDLCQMQIGKKMVKVQKIVMTKAEVEAMAKKGLLELKDGTMVLKQGIKLPGGEPAVLRSGLVSQGAIRKVSATPTRCNFEADEG from the exons atggagAAAAGAAAGGAATCTTTAAGTGACAAAAAACTGTGTAGATTTTGTTTAACTCAGGACTCATCATTGACCAGTTTATATGATCGAAGTCGGGACCCCATATTGGTGACCCTTCCTTTGAAAATTATGGCATGCGTTTCTATAGAG GTATTTCCATCAGATAAAATGCCCTCCTACATCTGCGAGCGCTGCAGGGTCTTCATGGACATTTGCTATGACTTCAAACAAATTTGTCGGCGGGCCGATGAGTCGTGCCTTCAGTTTGTCCAAAATGGGGTCCCTATCAGTTCTGTCAATTGGCCTTCTCCACTTATGAAG ATATTTCAACTGACGAAAAGAACAGCGTCTAGGACAATTAACACTGTAGTAGAAGGAGGAGCGACAATCGCAGTTACATCTCAAGATATGTTCGAAAATGATAATGAAGATGAAGAGACATTCAACATAAAG ATTAATGCTTCTCGTGATGGATCCGAGCGTATCAAAGTAACACCTAGTGGAGACAAAGAAAGTGCATCTGTTAAAAAAGCAG GATTTACGTCCGTGTCTAAATTATCACGGCACGTGAGGGCACACGCCGGCGACCGGGCGTACCCGTGCAAATACTGCAACAAGAGCTTCGTAAAGTCGCATCATTACACCAG GCATCTCCGCTTGAAACACGAGGAGCTGGTGCGGCAAGCGCTCGGGCGCGGCGACGATGCGGAGTTCCGGTGCAAGCAGTGCACCGAGAGCTTCCGCACTCAGGACGAGCTGTACTACCATTCTGCCATCCACGCCACGCAGAACCTCACGTGCCCGCTCTGCCAGGAGAAGTTCGAGAACGTGGACGCCGTCACCACGCACATCAGGACCCACGTCAATG GAATAGAGTTCATGTGCGACTACTGCGAGTTGGTGTTCACGTCGAAGGAGAAGCTGGACGCGCACATGAGCGCGGCGCACGACGACGAAGCTTGGCCTGGCAAG GAGATGGATGAGTCGTCGCTGGAGGCGGACGCGATGGACGCGGACGTCGACGATGACGACGATGACAACGGACTCAATg tTAAAGAGGAAGGCGACCACATGGTGGTAGAAATAAAGAAAGCGGATGGCTATATG CTCAAGAAAAAAATTGAAGTTGGACAAATCATTACTACTAACT CATCAGGTTCAGGTGTGAGTGTGTACACAGACAGCGACGCGGTGGAGGGCGCGGAGGCGCCGCGCGAGCCCGCCtggcgcccgccgcccgccacCAAGTCCGAGGCCACCTCCTCGCGCCTGCCCGCCGCCGACGAGAAG ATAAGCATTTTGCGCAAGGCTGAGGCAATGAAACGCAAGGCAGGTGTAAAAGAAGAATCTGTTG TCCCCCAGAAGAAAGAGAGGGCCGCGAAGGTTGACAGCACCACCAACAACGCCGGCTCCAGCGACAAGTCTCTCCGCATTCTGGAGAAGGAATTACAAGAGCTCAAAAGG ACAACTACAAGAGTAGAAGGCAAGCCGACAAAAGCAGGGGAAGTGAAGAGCAAACGGCAACCCGTTCATACCTCCACACCAAAACTAAG ATCTGGCGACGACAAGAAAGCACAAGCTACGCCCAAGCTTACGACATCAGTGGAAAAGAAGCCCGCGGAGCGCCGCATTCTCAACAAGGAGCCTAAGGAGGCCGTGGCCAAGAACGCTGTCACGAGCTCGAAGGACGAGAAGAACGTCTCCAGCACCAAGGACGACAAAACCGTCGGGGACCGCGACGAACCCGCCAAGGACAACAGTGACAAGAAGACAAGCAGGGAAGATGAAAACCCGCCCGAGAAAACCAAAGTGACCGACAAGAATATAGCCCAGAAAGAAGACAAAGGCGCCAGTAAAGAGGCCAAGGGTAAAGTTACGAAGGAGGACGTACCTAGCTCCAGCAAAAACGAAGCTAGCTCCAGCACCAAGACCGAAAAGAGCGCTCCCGCCAAGAGCGAAGACAAG ACCGTCAAGAACGGCGACACGAGCGGCTCTGAAGACAGCTCAGTGCGTCGGTCAACTAGACCATCGAAAATTAAGAACTATGCCAGCATGATCCGGGACAG aaCACGAATTATTCGAGACGCGGATGATGATGAAGAAGTTTCGGATATGGAAGAGGAATTCGTTGGACCAGAGCCTGAT AGTCAAGAGTCGCCCGCGCGCAAGAGTCTGCCGAAGCGGCAAAAGTCGGCGACTCCCGCCCCCGCCACCGCCCCCGCCtcctccgccgccgccgccgcgagcaCGCCGGCCGCCACACCCGTCGCGCGGCGACGAGGGCGCCCGCGCAAGGACGC GACTCCAAAGGAAAGCTGTGAGGACGCAGAAGTAGACCCCCCAACGGTCAAGGAACCCGAGAAGAAACCAGAGGAACCCACCAAAGAACCTGAAGTTACGAATAATGAGATTCCTACAGAACCCCAAACCACTCCGGTACAG GCAACGACGCCGCCAGCGAGCGCCGAGCCGCAAGCGAATACTCTAATGTCACCCACCGGACAACCATTGAAAAAA GTGCCTGTAAAAGCCTTACCACCGGGAGTTAAGCCTTTGCCGCTGCCACTTAATGCCAGAC CAGGTGACCTGTGTCAAATGCAAATTGGAAAGAAAATGGTGAAGGTGCAGAAGATCGTTATGACCAAGGCGGAAGTGGAAGCGATGGCCAAGAAAGGGCTGTTGGAGTTAAAG GACGGGACCATGGTGCTGAAGCAGGGCATCAAGCTGCCGGGCGGCGAGCCGGCTGTCCTCCGGTCAGGGCTGGTTAGCCAAGGAG CGATTCGAAAAGTGTCAGCCACTCCAACGCGGTGTAATTTTGAAGCCGACGAAGGATAA
- the LOC134754764 gene encoding RE1-silencing transcription factor-like isoform X2 — protein sequence MEKRKESLSDKKLCRFCLTQDSSLTSLYDRSRDPILVTLPLKIMACVSIEVFPSDKMPSYICERCRVFMDICYDFKQICRRADESCLQFVQNGVPISSVNWPSPLMKIFQLTKRTASRTINTVVEGGATIAVTSQDMFENDNEDEETFNIKINASRDGSERIKVTPSGDKESASVKKAGFTSVSKLSRHVRAHAGDRAYPCKYCNKSFVKSHHYTRHLRLKHEELVRQALGRGDDAEFRCKQCTESFRTQDELYYHSAIHATQNLTCPLCQEKFENVDAVTTHIRTHVNGIEFMCDYCELVFTSKEKLDAHMSAAHDDEAWPGKEMDESSLEADAMDADVDDDDDDNGLNVKEEGDHMVVEIKKADGYMLKKKIEVGQIITTNSSGSGVSVYTDSDAVEGAEAPREPAWRPPPATKSEATSSRLPAADEKISILRKAEAMKRKAGVKEESVVPQKKERAAKVDSTTNNAGSSDKSLRILEKELQELKRTTTRVEGKPTKAGEVKSKRQPVHTSTPKLRSGDDKKAQATPKLTTSVEKKPAERRILNKEPKEAVAKNAVTSSKDEKNVSSTKDDKTVGDRDEPAKDNSDKKTSREDENPPEKTKVTDKNIAQKEDKGASKEAKGKVTKEDVPSSSKNEASSSTKTEKSAPAKSEDKTVKNGDTSGSEDSSVRRSTRPSKIKNYASMIRDRTRIIRDADDDEEVSDMEEEFVGPEPDSQESPARKSLPKRQKSATPAPATAPASSAAAAASTPAATPVARRRGRPRKDATPKESCEDAEVDPPTVKEPEKKPEEPTKEPEVTNNEIPTEPQTTPVQATTPPASAEPQANTLMSPTGQPLKKVPVKALPPGVKPLPLPLNARRDLCQMQIGKKMVKVQKIVMTKAEVEAMAKKGLLELKDGTMVLKQGIKLPGGEPAVLRSGLVSQGAIRKVSATPTRCNFEADEG from the exons atggagAAAAGAAAGGAATCTTTAAGTGACAAAAAACTGTGTAGATTTTGTTTAACTCAGGACTCATCATTGACCAGTTTATATGATCGAAGTCGGGACCCCATATTGGTGACCCTTCCTTTGAAAATTATGGCATGCGTTTCTATAGAG GTATTTCCATCAGATAAAATGCCCTCCTACATCTGCGAGCGCTGCAGGGTCTTCATGGACATTTGCTATGACTTCAAACAAATTTGTCGGCGGGCCGATGAGTCGTGCCTTCAGTTTGTCCAAAATGGGGTCCCTATCAGTTCTGTCAATTGGCCTTCTCCACTTATGAAG ATATTTCAACTGACGAAAAGAACAGCGTCTAGGACAATTAACACTGTAGTAGAAGGAGGAGCGACAATCGCAGTTACATCTCAAGATATGTTCGAAAATGATAATGAAGATGAAGAGACATTCAACATAAAG ATTAATGCTTCTCGTGATGGATCCGAGCGTATCAAAGTAACACCTAGTGGAGACAAAGAAAGTGCATCTGTTAAAAAAGCAG GATTTACGTCCGTGTCTAAATTATCACGGCACGTGAGGGCACACGCCGGCGACCGGGCGTACCCGTGCAAATACTGCAACAAGAGCTTCGTAAAGTCGCATCATTACACCAG GCATCTCCGCTTGAAACACGAGGAGCTGGTGCGGCAAGCGCTCGGGCGCGGCGACGATGCGGAGTTCCGGTGCAAGCAGTGCACCGAGAGCTTCCGCACTCAGGACGAGCTGTACTACCATTCTGCCATCCACGCCACGCAGAACCTCACGTGCCCGCTCTGCCAGGAGAAGTTCGAGAACGTGGACGCCGTCACCACGCACATCAGGACCCACGTCAATG GAATAGAGTTCATGTGCGACTACTGCGAGTTGGTGTTCACGTCGAAGGAGAAGCTGGACGCGCACATGAGCGCGGCGCACGACGACGAAGCTTGGCCTGGCAAG GAGATGGATGAGTCGTCGCTGGAGGCGGACGCGATGGACGCGGACGTCGACGATGACGACGATGACAACGGACTCAATg tTAAAGAGGAAGGCGACCACATGGTGGTAGAAATAAAGAAAGCGGATGGCTATATG CTCAAGAAAAAAATTGAAGTTGGACAAATCATTACTACTAACT CATCAGGTTCAGGTGTGAGTGTGTACACAGACAGCGACGCGGTGGAGGGCGCGGAGGCGCCGCGCGAGCCCGCCtggcgcccgccgcccgccacCAAGTCCGAGGCCACCTCCTCGCGCCTGCCCGCCGCCGACGAGAAG ATAAGCATTTTGCGCAAGGCTGAGGCAATGAAACGCAAGGCAGGTGTAAAAGAAGAATCTGTTG TCCCCCAGAAGAAAGAGAGGGCCGCGAAGGTTGACAGCACCACCAACAACGCCGGCTCCAGCGACAAGTCTCTCCGCATTCTGGAGAAGGAATTACAAGAGCTCAAAAGG ACAACTACAAGAGTAGAAGGCAAGCCGACAAAAGCAGGGGAAGTGAAGAGCAAACGGCAACCCGTTCATACCTCCACACCAAAACTAAG ATCTGGCGACGACAAGAAAGCACAAGCTACGCCCAAGCTTACGACATCAGTGGAAAAGAAGCCCGCGGAGCGCCGCATTCTCAACAAGGAGCCTAAGGAGGCCGTGGCCAAGAACGCTGTCACGAGCTCGAAGGACGAGAAGAACGTCTCCAGCACCAAGGACGACAAAACCGTCGGGGACCGCGACGAACCCGCCAAGGACAACAGTGACAAGAAGACAAGCAGGGAAGATGAAAACCCGCCCGAGAAAACCAAAGTGACCGACAAGAATATAGCCCAGAAAGAAGACAAAGGCGCCAGTAAAGAGGCCAAGGGTAAAGTTACGAAGGAGGACGTACCTAGCTCCAGCAAAAACGAAGCTAGCTCCAGCACCAAGACCGAAAAGAGCGCTCCCGCCAAGAGCGAAGACAAG ACCGTCAAGAACGGCGACACGAGCGGCTCTGAAGACAGCTCAGTGCGTCGGTCAACTAGACCATCGAAAATTAAGAACTATGCCAGCATGATCCGGGACAG aaCACGAATTATTCGAGACGCGGATGATGATGAAGAAGTTTCGGATATGGAAGAGGAATTCGTTGGACCAGAGCCTGAT AGTCAAGAGTCGCCCGCGCGCAAGAGTCTGCCGAAGCGGCAAAAGTCGGCGACTCCCGCCCCCGCCACCGCCCCCGCCtcctccgccgccgccgccgcgagcaCGCCGGCCGCCACACCCGTCGCGCGGCGACGAGGGCGCCCGCGCAAGGACGC GACTCCAAAGGAAAGCTGTGAGGACGCAGAAGTAGACCCCCCAACGGTCAAGGAACCCGAGAAGAAACCAGAGGAACCCACCAAAGAACCTGAAGTTACGAATAATGAGATTCCTACAGAACCCCAAACCACTCCGGTACAG GCAACGACGCCGCCAGCGAGCGCCGAGCCGCAAGCGAATACTCTAATGTCACCCACCGGACAACCATTGAAAAAA GTGCCTGTAAAAGCCTTACCACCGGGAGTTAAGCCTTTGCCGCTGCCACTTAATGCCAGAC GTGACCTGTGTCAAATGCAAATTGGAAAGAAAATGGTGAAGGTGCAGAAGATCGTTATGACCAAGGCGGAAGTGGAAGCGATGGCCAAGAAAGGGCTGTTGGAGTTAAAG GACGGGACCATGGTGCTGAAGCAGGGCATCAAGCTGCCGGGCGGCGAGCCGGCTGTCCTCCGGTCAGGGCTGGTTAGCCAAGGAG CGATTCGAAAAGTGTCAGCCACTCCAACGCGGTGTAATTTTGAAGCCGACGAAGGATAA
- the LOC134754764 gene encoding RE1-silencing transcription factor-like isoform X3: MVRVRRRSSGLGSWPCDECDSSYSLHQLLDIHKARKHRARNVQCEQCDAKFFSKYDLLTHKLRHSNEMPFQCVACDKKFKRLILLKRHEKMMHSNLPLHLCENCPATFLSTVELEAHKKRHEGYANRQHVCTICDRKFHKRNTLVRHQDVVHGNKQFSCEYCPQRFTSVSKLSRHVRAHAGDRAYPCKYCNKSFVKSHHYTRHLRLKHEELVRQALGRGDDAEFRCKQCTESFRTQDELYYHSAIHATQNLTCPLCQEKFENVDAVTTHIRTHVNGIEFMCDYCELVFTSKEKLDAHMSAAHDDEAWPGKEMDESSLEADAMDADVDDDDDDNGLNVKEEGDHMVVEIKKADGYMLKKKIEVGQIITTNSSGSGVSVYTDSDAVEGAEAPREPAWRPPPATKSEATSSRLPAADEKISILRKAEAMKRKAGVKEESVVPQKKERAAKVDSTTNNAGSSDKSLRILEKELQELKRTTTRVEGKPTKAGEVKSKRQPVHTSTPKLRSGDDKKAQATPKLTTSVEKKPAERRILNKEPKEAVAKNAVTSSKDEKNVSSTKDDKTVGDRDEPAKDNSDKKTSREDENPPEKTKVTDKNIAQKEDKGASKEAKGKVTKEDVPSSSKNEASSSTKTEKSAPAKSEDKTVKNGDTSGSEDSSVRRSTRPSKIKNYASMIRDRTRIIRDADDDEEVSDMEEEFVGPEPDSQESPARKSLPKRQKSATPAPATAPASSAAAAASTPAATPVARRRGRPRKDATPKESCEDAEVDPPTVKEPEKKPEEPTKEPEVTNNEIPTEPQTTPVQATTPPASAEPQANTLMSPTGQPLKKVPVKALPPGVKPLPLPLNARPGDLCQMQIGKKMVKVQKIVMTKAEVEAMAKKGLLELKDGTMVLKQGIKLPGGEPAVLRSGLVSQGAIRKVSATPTRCNFEADEG, translated from the exons ATGGTGCGCGTGCGCCGGCGGTCGAGCGGGCTGGGCTCGTGGCCGTGCGACGAGTGCGACAGCAGCTACTCGCTGCACCAGCTGCTCGACATACACAAGGCCAGGAAGCACCGCGCCAGAAATGTACAATGCGAACAGTGCGATGC taAATTTTTCTCCAAATATGACTTACTAACACACAAACTACGGCATTCCAATGAAATGCCGTTCCAATGTGTTGCTTGCGATAAAAAATTCAAACGgcttattttgcttaaaaggcACGAAAAG ATGATGCATTCTAATTTACCGCTACATTTGTGCGAAAACTGCCCCGCCACATTCCTGTCCACCGTGGAACTGGAAGCCCACAAAAAAAGGCACGAGGGCTATGCAAATCGGCAACATGTCTGCACAATATGTGACAGAAA GTTTCACAAAAGGAACACTCTGGTCCGGCACCAGGACGTCGTGCACGGGAACAAACAATTCTCTTGCGAGTATTGCCCCCAGC GATTTACGTCCGTGTCTAAATTATCACGGCACGTGAGGGCACACGCCGGCGACCGGGCGTACCCGTGCAAATACTGCAACAAGAGCTTCGTAAAGTCGCATCATTACACCAG GCATCTCCGCTTGAAACACGAGGAGCTGGTGCGGCAAGCGCTCGGGCGCGGCGACGATGCGGAGTTCCGGTGCAAGCAGTGCACCGAGAGCTTCCGCACTCAGGACGAGCTGTACTACCATTCTGCCATCCACGCCACGCAGAACCTCACGTGCCCGCTCTGCCAGGAGAAGTTCGAGAACGTGGACGCCGTCACCACGCACATCAGGACCCACGTCAATG GAATAGAGTTCATGTGCGACTACTGCGAGTTGGTGTTCACGTCGAAGGAGAAGCTGGACGCGCACATGAGCGCGGCGCACGACGACGAAGCTTGGCCTGGCAAG GAGATGGATGAGTCGTCGCTGGAGGCGGACGCGATGGACGCGGACGTCGACGATGACGACGATGACAACGGACTCAATg tTAAAGAGGAAGGCGACCACATGGTGGTAGAAATAAAGAAAGCGGATGGCTATATG CTCAAGAAAAAAATTGAAGTTGGACAAATCATTACTACTAACT CATCAGGTTCAGGTGTGAGTGTGTACACAGACAGCGACGCGGTGGAGGGCGCGGAGGCGCCGCGCGAGCCCGCCtggcgcccgccgcccgccacCAAGTCCGAGGCCACCTCCTCGCGCCTGCCCGCCGCCGACGAGAAG ATAAGCATTTTGCGCAAGGCTGAGGCAATGAAACGCAAGGCAGGTGTAAAAGAAGAATCTGTTG TCCCCCAGAAGAAAGAGAGGGCCGCGAAGGTTGACAGCACCACCAACAACGCCGGCTCCAGCGACAAGTCTCTCCGCATTCTGGAGAAGGAATTACAAGAGCTCAAAAGG ACAACTACAAGAGTAGAAGGCAAGCCGACAAAAGCAGGGGAAGTGAAGAGCAAACGGCAACCCGTTCATACCTCCACACCAAAACTAAG ATCTGGCGACGACAAGAAAGCACAAGCTACGCCCAAGCTTACGACATCAGTGGAAAAGAAGCCCGCGGAGCGCCGCATTCTCAACAAGGAGCCTAAGGAGGCCGTGGCCAAGAACGCTGTCACGAGCTCGAAGGACGAGAAGAACGTCTCCAGCACCAAGGACGACAAAACCGTCGGGGACCGCGACGAACCCGCCAAGGACAACAGTGACAAGAAGACAAGCAGGGAAGATGAAAACCCGCCCGAGAAAACCAAAGTGACCGACAAGAATATAGCCCAGAAAGAAGACAAAGGCGCCAGTAAAGAGGCCAAGGGTAAAGTTACGAAGGAGGACGTACCTAGCTCCAGCAAAAACGAAGCTAGCTCCAGCACCAAGACCGAAAAGAGCGCTCCCGCCAAGAGCGAAGACAAG ACCGTCAAGAACGGCGACACGAGCGGCTCTGAAGACAGCTCAGTGCGTCGGTCAACTAGACCATCGAAAATTAAGAACTATGCCAGCATGATCCGGGACAG aaCACGAATTATTCGAGACGCGGATGATGATGAAGAAGTTTCGGATATGGAAGAGGAATTCGTTGGACCAGAGCCTGAT AGTCAAGAGTCGCCCGCGCGCAAGAGTCTGCCGAAGCGGCAAAAGTCGGCGACTCCCGCCCCCGCCACCGCCCCCGCCtcctccgccgccgccgccgcgagcaCGCCGGCCGCCACACCCGTCGCGCGGCGACGAGGGCGCCCGCGCAAGGACGC GACTCCAAAGGAAAGCTGTGAGGACGCAGAAGTAGACCCCCCAACGGTCAAGGAACCCGAGAAGAAACCAGAGGAACCCACCAAAGAACCTGAAGTTACGAATAATGAGATTCCTACAGAACCCCAAACCACTCCGGTACAG GCAACGACGCCGCCAGCGAGCGCCGAGCCGCAAGCGAATACTCTAATGTCACCCACCGGACAACCATTGAAAAAA GTGCCTGTAAAAGCCTTACCACCGGGAGTTAAGCCTTTGCCGCTGCCACTTAATGCCAGAC CAGGTGACCTGTGTCAAATGCAAATTGGAAAGAAAATGGTGAAGGTGCAGAAGATCGTTATGACCAAGGCGGAAGTGGAAGCGATGGCCAAGAAAGGGCTGTTGGAGTTAAAG GACGGGACCATGGTGCTGAAGCAGGGCATCAAGCTGCCGGGCGGCGAGCCGGCTGTCCTCCGGTCAGGGCTGGTTAGCCAAGGAG CGATTCGAAAAGTGTCAGCCACTCCAACGCGGTGTAATTTTGAAGCCGACGAAGGATAA